TCAGCATTAAAAGTTCACGGGGATCACGCACCGATCTGGTGCTGGATGCCCTTTTAGCCTTGCAACCGAATGGAACGTGAGAAAAAAGAGTAAAAAACATGTTATATCACCTCCTCTTTCCATTGGCCGATCAAATCCCGGTCTTCAACCTGTTTCGCTATCTGACCTTCAGAACAGGCGGCGCAGTCATGACGGCCATGGTCATCGCCTTTATTATCGGCCCCTCCATGATCCGCTGGTTGCGTCAATGGCAAGGCCAAGGCCAGCCGATCCGCGATGATGGCCCGGAAAGCCATTTGAAAAAGCAAGGCACCCCGACCATGGGCGGGATCATGATCTTATCCTCCATGTCGGTTTCTGTTCTGTTATGGGCGGATCTGTCCAATCCTTACATCTGGGCGGTAATGTTGGTGACACTGGGCTATGGCGCCATTGGTTTTCTGGATGACTATCTAAAAGTTTCCAAGAAAAACACCAAGGGGCTTTCGGGAAAGCTGAAACTCTTGGGTCAACTAGGCTTTGCCGGGGTTGCGGCCTTTATCATTGCCAGTGTGCAGCCTGAAAGCCTGAACACCCACCTCGCCCTACCGTTTTTTAAAGATACGCTGATCAATCTGGGCTGGTTTTTCCCGGTCTTTGGCATTTTGGTCATGATCGGGTCTTCCAATGCGGTCAACCTGACCGATGGTCTGGACGGTCTGGCCACGGTTCCGGTGATTATTGCATCAGGTGTCTTTGCCATTATCGCTTATCTTGTCGGTCACTTTGTCTTTGCTGAATATCTGCAAATCCACCACGTACCGGGGGCCGGGGAACTGGCGGTTATTTTGGCCGCAGTCATCGGGGGCTGTATTGGTTTTCTCTGGTTTAATGCCCCGCCAGCCATGGTGTTTATGGGCGATACGGGTTCTTTGGCCTTGGGCGGGACATTGGGGTCCATCGCCGTTGTGGTTAAACACGAACTGGTTCTCGCCATCGTTGGTGGCCTGTTTGTGTTGGAAACCGTATCTGTGATTGTGCAGGTGGCGTCTTTCAAGCTGACAGGCAAGCGTGTCTTTAAGATGGCCCCGCTGCATCACCATTATGAGAAAAAAGGCTGGGCGGAACCCACCATTGTTATTCGTTTCTGGATCATTGCCTTGATTTTGGCCCTGATCGGTCTGGCAACCTTAAAGCTGCGTTAAGGGGAACAGAGACGTGATCACACCATCCACATATAAAGGCAAAACAGTCGCCGTTCTGGGCTTGGGTAAATCCGGCCTTTCCGCCATGCGTGCCCTTAAGGACGCAGGGGCAAATGTGTTGGCATGGGATGATCAGGCTGAACGTGATGACCTTACAGACCTCAGTGAAGCAGACTGGAGCACCATTGATCTGCTGGTGATGAGCCCCGGTATCCCACACACCTTCCCCAAGGCACATCCTGTTGCTGATCTGGCCTGTGCCCATGATGTGCCGATTGTCTGTGATGTGGAACTGCTGGTTCAATCCTGCCCCAATGCAAAATATATTGCCATTACCGGCACCAATGGTAAATCCACCACCACCACCCTGATCGCCCATATTCTGGAAGTTGCCGGTTTTGATGTGGAAGTCGGTGGTAATCTCGGCACGCCTGCGCTTGATCTGGAAAAACTGGATGAAGATGGCGTTTATGTGCTGGAACTATCCTCTTATCAGTTAGAGCGCACCCCCTCACTTTGCGCCGATGTGGCTGTGTGGCTGAATATTAGCCCCGACCACCTTGATCGCCACGGCGGTCTAGACGGCTATATCGCAGCGAAGAAAAATATTTTCGCCCACCAAACAGAGGATCATTTTGCCCTGATCGGTGTGGATGATGAACATAGCAAGGCTGTGTTTGAAACAACCAACCTGACAAACGCCAAACGCATTGCGATATCGGCCAAAGCCCCTGTTGAAGACGGGATTTTCACCGATGAAGACGTGCTGATCGACGAAGCCTTCAGTCTTGAGGGTGAACAGGTCATGGATTTGTCCGGGGTTAAGACCTTACAAGGCAAACATAACCAACAAAATGCCGCCATGGCCTATGGCGCAGCCCTTGCCATTGGCGCAGCCCCTGAATGGATTGTTCGTGGCATTGCCAGCTTCCCAGGACTGGAACACCGCCAGGAAATCGTTGGCAATGTTGGCGAGGTGTTATTTATCAATGACAGTAAAGCCACCAATGCAGATGCCACCCAAAAAGCTCTAGGCGCTTATGACAATATCTATTGGATTGCGGGCGGTCAGGCTAAAGAAGGCGGTATTGACCAACTGCTGGACCAATTGCAAACCGTTACAAAAGCCTACCTTATCGGAGCGGCAGAAGATGACTTTGCCCAAAGCCTGAACGATACCAAGGAATTTATGCGCTGTGGCGATCTGGAAACAGCAACCAAAGCCGCCTTTATGGATGCCAAACAAACAGGCGGTGTTGTCCTGTTGTCACCGGCCTGTGCCTCCTGGGATCAATTTAAAAGTTTCGAAGCACGCGGCGATGCCTTTAAGGCCATTGTCCATCAGCTTCAAGATGAAGAGGAGGCTACCTGATGCTGACCTTTTCACGTGTTGATACCAGCCTGATGGCAAGATGGTGGTGGACAATTGATCGCTGGCTTCTAACCTCAGTTCTGTTAATCATTGCCTGCGGGGCCATCCTGACTTTGGCTGCCAGCCCCCCTGTGGCTGCACGCCTTGATCTGGGTACCTATCATTTTGCCATTCGCCAATTTGCCTATCTACCCTTGGCGATCATAACCATGATCGGGGTTTCCTTAATGGACCCGGTGATGGTACGCCGCTTTGCGACCTTAACCTTTGCCGTCTTTTTGGTCCTTACCCTTAGTACTCATTTCATCGGTACAGAGATCAAAGGTGCATCTCGCTGGATTTCTCTGGGTGTTTTCACCTTGCAACCCTCAGAATTCCTGAAGCCCACCTTTGCCGTGGTTGCCGCCTGGATGTTTTCTGAATGGCGCAAGGACATTAAATTCCCTGGTCATTTCATCTGTACGGGCCTGTTTGTTTTGGTCGCCGGCCTGCTGGTCACTCAACCAGACTTCGGCATGACAGCGGTGGTTTCCGCCGTGTGGGGCATGCAATTCTTCCTGGCGGGACTACCCGTTGTCTTCGTCGTACTGGTGGCTGTGATCTTTATGGCCGGGTCGATCATCGCCTATTTCACCGTTGATCATGTCACCAGCCGGGTGGACCGTTTTCTTGATCCGGCCAATGGTGATAATTATCAGATCAACCGTTCGCTGGAAGCTTTTCAAAACGGAGGGCTCTTTGGCCAAGGACCGGGCGAAGGCGATGTCAAACATGTACTGCCGGATGCCCATACCGATTTTATCTTTGCCGTTGCCGGGGAAGAATTCGGCCTGATTGCCTGCCTATTCATTATCGGCCTGTTCGCCACAGTGGTTTTGCGTGGCTTTTCCCGCATGTTTAAAGAGGATAACCTGTTTGTCCTGTTAGCCGTTGGCGGGCTGGTCACACAATTTGGCCTGCAGGCCGTGATTAACATGGCATCCACTACACATCTGATGCCGACCAAGGGCATGACCCTGCCGTTTATCTCTTATGGCGGTTCATCCCTGCTGTCCTTGGCTTTAGCAATGGGCATGCTGCTGTCCCTAACCCGTCGTCGCGCCGGAGGAGATTTATGAGCGAGATGAAACCCTTAATCATTCTGGCCGCAGGCGGCACAGGCGGGCATGTCTTCCCCGCAGAAAGTCTGGCAAGTGAATTGCTCAGCCGTGGCTATCGCCTTGCCCTTTTTACCGATAAACGCGGCGGGACCTACAGTGGTGTCTTGGGCGAGCTGGAAACCCTGCGCATTTCTGCAGGCGGTGTCGCGGGTCGCGGGTTCTTTGGCAAGGTTCGTTCCGCTCTTTCCCTTGGTCTTGGAACATTCCAAGCCAAACGCCTGCTTGGGAAAATGGGGCCAAGTGTAGTGGTTGGTTTTGGCGGCTATGCCTCTGTCCCCACCATGATTGCAGCTTCCCTTGGGGGGTATGCCTCCATGATCCATGAACAAAACGCCGTTCTGGGTCGGGCCAACCGTTTGCTCGCACCCAAGGTGAAGCGCATCTGCACATCCTTTGAACAAGTCGACCATATCGGTGAAGTTGATGCAAAGAAAATTGTCTTCACCGGCATGCCCGTGCGCCAAAATATCATTGAAATGCGTCCTACCCCCTACACCCCGTTAACCGATAACGATCCAATTGAAATACTGGTCCTAGGGGGATCTCAAGGTGCACAGGTCTTTAGTGATGTGCTGCCCGAAGCCTTTGCCAAACTCCCCCCTGCACTTCGCGCACGCCTGCATATCACCCAGCAGTGTCGCCCCGAAGTTTTGGAAGATACACGCGAAGCCTACAAACGTAATGGTATGAATGCCACACTGGACAGTTTCTTCAACGATGTGCCCCAGCGTCTGGCGAAAGCCCATTTACTGATCGCACGTTCAGGGGCATCGACCTGTGCCGAAGTAACAACCATCGGCCGCCCGTCCATCTTGGTGCCTTACCCTTATGCCATTGATGACCATCAGTCACGCAATGCACATGCCATTGATGAAGCAGGGGCGGGCTGGCTCATGCCACAAGAAGCCTTTACAGCAGACATTCTGGCTGAACGTCTGGAAGCCCTGTTTACTGAACCCCAAACCCTAAACAACACAGCTGGCGCCAGCCTGAATGCCGGGCGCCCTGATGCCGCGTCCCGTCTGGCTGATGCGGTTGAAGAATTAATCGAGGTTTAAGAGAGTATCCCATGAAGTCTTTACCCCTTTCCATTGGCACCCTTCATTTCGTCGGTATCGGCGGGATCGGTATGAGTGGTATTGCCGAAATTCTCCATAACCTTGGCTATTCTGTTCAAGGTAGTGATCTGAATGACAATGCCAATGTGCAGCGTTTGCGCGATCTTGGCATCAAGGTCTTTGTGGGTCATGCCGAAGAAAACGCCACCGATGCGCAGGTCGTCGTAATTTCTTCTGCGGTCAAGCCCGATAACCCCGAAGTGATCTTTGCGCGTCATAATCATATTCCGGTGGTACGCCGTGCGGAAATGCTGGCAGAACTCATGCGCCTGAAAGCCTCTATCGCTGTGGGTGGGACACATGGAAAAACAACAACCACAACCATCATCGCCACCTTGTTAGACGCCGCTGAAATGGACCCAACGGTCATTAACGGTGGGATCATCAATGCATACGGGACAAACGCAAGGTTAGGCGATGGCGACTGGCTGGTGGCCGAAGCTGATGAGTCTGACGGGACTTTCATCAAACTGCCAGCGGCCTGTGCCGTTGTGACCAATATCGACCCGGAACACCTTGATCACTATGGTGATTTTGACACGCTACGTGCCGCTTTCGATACCTTTGTGCAGAACATTCCCTTTTATGGTTTTGCCGCCCTGTGCATTGATCATGCTGAAGTTCAAGCCATGATCCCACGTGTCTCTGATCGCCGCATCGTGACTTATGGCTATTCTCCACAGGCCGAAGTACGTGCCCAAAATGTGGATATGGGTGCCGACGGGGCGCGTTTTGATATTGTGATTAACCGCCGTGGTGAAGAGGAACGTGTCATCGAAGGTCTGCACTTCCCCATGCTGGGTGAACATAATGTGAAAAACTCACTGGCGGCCATTTGTGTTGGTTTGGAACTGGGCATGAGTGATGCCACCATCCGCAAAGGTCTTTCTGCCTTTGGTGGGGTGAAACGTCGCTTTACAAAAACTGGCGAAGTTGATGGCATCACTATCATTGATGATTATGCCCACCACCCGGTTGAAATTTCCTCTGTTCTGTCTGCTGCACGTGGCGCAGGCCGAGGCAAGGTTCACGCCGTGGTTCAGCCACATCGCTATACCCGCCTGCGTGACTTGTTTGAAGAATTCTCCACCTGTTTTAACGATGCCGATACCGTGATCGTTGCCGATGTGTTTGAAGCAGGTGAACAGCCCATTGAAGGCATTGATAAGGATAATCTAGCTGAAAGCCTGATTTCCCACGGGCATCGCCATGTCATCGCCCTTGAAAATCAAGATGCCTTAGCTGGTGTGATCAACGACATCGCCAGCCCCGGTGATTATGTGGTCTGCTGTGGGGCAGGCAGTATTTCAGCCTGGGCTTACGCCCTGCCCGATCAACTGAGCAAAGTTAAAGAAGGATAAGTGACGTGAATACAGGGATCACATTCAAAGAAGGATTATTGGACAAGCTGCCCGCCGTGCGTGGCCGCATAAGCGCCAATGCGCCTTTGGATAAGATTACCTGGTTCCGCGTCGGCGGTCCGGCCGAAGTCATGTTTCGCCCCGAAGATGCCCATGACCTTGCTTATTTCATTACCAATAAGCCTGCCGATGTGCCGCTAACCTTTATCGGGGTTGGGTCCAACCTGCTGGTGCGCGATGGCGGCATCCCCGGTGTGGTGGTGCGTCTGGGGCGCAATTTTGCAGAAATTACCGTTCAAGGTGACATGGTGATTGCCGGGGCGGGGGCCCTGGATGGCAATGTCGCCAAAGTCGCCCATGATAATTCTTTGGGCGGTTTAGAATTTCTTAGTGGTATTCCCGGCACAATAGGCGGTGCATTACGCATGAACGCAGGTGCTTATGGTCGGGAGATGAAAGACGTGCTGATTGACACAACCGTCATTTCACCAGAGGGCGAAGTTCAAACCCTCACACTGGATGAGTTGGGATATGGCTATCGTCATTGTGATTTGGGCAGTGACTGGACCTTCCTGTCTGCCCGCCTGAAAGGTACCCCGGTGGATCAAGAGACCATCGCCACTGAAATGCAGAAAATTCAAAACGCACGCGGCGATAGCCAACCGATCCGTTCCCGAACAGGCGGGTCGACCTTTGCCAACCCCGAAGGGCACAAGGCATGGCAACTCATTGATGCCGCGGGATGTCGCGGGCTGAAACGTGGCGGGGCACAGGTTTCTGAACAACATTGTAATTTCCTGCTCAACACAGGGGACGCCACAGCGGCGGACCTGGAAGGCTTGGGCGAAGAAGTACGCCAACGAGTAAAAGAGACCAGCGGTGTTGAACTGCGATGGGAAATTAAACGGATTGGACTGGAAAAAGGAGAAGACGCATGACCACACATGTTGCTGTCCTCATGGGCGGATGGTCCTCTGAGCGCGAAGTATCACTGGTGAGTGGGGCCGCTTGCGCCAAAGGTTTGCAAGAAGCAGGCTACAGCGTGACCACGGTTGATATCCAGCGTGATATGGGCACCTTGCTCACCCGTCTTTATCCCAAACCGGATGTCATCTTTAATGCGCTGCACGGCCCTTATGGCGAAGATGGCTGCATTCAGGGTTTCCTCAATATCATCAATATCCCCTACACCCATTCCGGTGTCATGGCATCTGCCATGGCAATGGACAAACCCATGGCCAAGCGCCTGTTTGAACAAGTCGGCATTCCATGTGCGAAACATATTATGGCAAAGCGCGATGATGTGCTCGCAGGTGATGTGATGGAACGCCCCTATGTCATCAAGCCCTCCAATGAAGGCTCCAGCGTTGGTGTGAAAGTGGTCTTTGAAGGTGACGAGCCACCCTTTTCCCATGATGATTGGCCTTATGGCGAAGAAGTCATGGTTGAACAATTTATCGCCGGGCGTGAACTGACTGTCGCCGTCATGGGCGATAAGGGTGCCTTGGGTGTTACAGAAATCGGCACGGACCATAAATTTTATGATTATGACGCCAAATATGCCGATGGCGGGTCCTGGCATGAAGTCCCTGCCAAAATTCCGGCAGATATTGAAAAGCGCGTCAAAGAACTCTCAGAACTGGCCCATAACACATTGGGCTGTCGCGGTGTCTCGCGTGCAGATTTCCGTTATGACGAGGAAAAGGGTGAACTTTATATTCTGGAAGTCAACACCCAACCAGGTATGACCCCAACCTCATTGGTACCTGAACAGGCCGCAGCGGCTGGGATTTCCTTCCCGAAACTGGTTGCCTGGATGGTGGAGGAAGCCCAATGCGACAGTTAAGCGTCAAACGCAAACCATTCTGGAAAAAACCACTCTTTCGCCCCATGGCCTTTGCCACTGCCATGGGGGTCACAGCGATCTTAATGATCTATGCTGTCAAGACAGGTATGGCTGACTTCGCCACCCTGCGCATGGAAACCGCCGCTGTCACAGCCAGCGCCGACAGCGGCTTTATCCTGAAAGACGTTTTGGTCGAGGGCCGTGAAAACACCCCGGCAGAAGATTTGCGTGCCGTAGTCAATCTCAACATTGACCAGCCCATCCTGAAAGTCGACCCCGTGATCTTGCGCCAACGCGTCGAGGCCCTGCCCTGGGTGGCAACCGCTTCGGTTGAACGCCAGCTGCCTGATGTGATCCATATCAAACTGAATGAGCACCGCCCTACAGCCATGTGGCAACATGATGGGACCTTCTCTCTTATCAACAAAGACGGGGAAGTGATCCTGACAGGCGGCGATGACATCAAGGTCTTTTCTCACCTGCCGCTGGTGGTTGGCAAAGGGGCACCCCCCCATGCCCAGCAGGTCCTCGCCATCCTGCGTTCAGAACCGGAATTAAACAAAAAGGTCAAAGCTGCCGTGCGTGTTTCTGAGCGTCGCTGGGACATTGCCATGGAAAACGGCATTTTTATCCGCCTGCCGGAAGATCACCCGGAAAAAGCCTGGTCTCGTCTGGCGATTTACAATAAACAACACGAAATTTTTGCCAAGAATCTGCAAAGCGTCGATATGAGACTGCCCGATCGAATTTTAGTGAAAATTGAAGGTTTGGAAACGATTCGTAAACCACTTATGGGGCAAGATACATAAAGGCTGCTGTCAAAATTCAGCCCCATGTTTTGAAATTGGAATGAAAACCGTGACGAAGAAAACCAGAAATGGCCTGATTGCCGCCCTGGATATTGGCACCACCAAGGTGTCCTGCTTCGTTGCGCGTGCCCAAAAAGATCAAAACATCGAAATCGTCGGCCTGTCCCACCAAATCGCCAACGGCCTGCGCCGTGGTGTCATTGTAGATATGGAAGCGGCTGAAAAATCCATTCGCTCTGCCGTTCATGTCGCCGAAGAAATGGCCGATGATACCATTGACAGTGTGATTGTTTCCCTATCCGGTGGTCATCCTGCTGCCACACTGCATGACGTGGAAACCAACGTTCATACCCAAAAGATCGAAGGTTTGGACATCATGCGCCTGTTTTCACAGGCACGTAGCCAAGGCCAGCTGCCAAAAGACCATGTGTTGCTGCACACCCTGCCAACAGAATTCAGCATCAATGGTGAAAGCGGTGTGCGCGACCCGCGTGGCATGGCCGGGGATCGTTTAAGTGTACGCATGAATTTGGTTTCAGCTAATTCCTCCACCGTTCAAAACCTCAAAACCTGTCTGGAACGCTGTCACTTAAGTGTGGAAGAAGAAGTGGTATCTTCTTATGCCACAGGTCTGGGCTGTCTGGTGGAAGATGAAATGAATTTGGGCTGCTGCGTTGTGGATATGGGCGGCGGCACCACAGACCTGGCAGTCTTTATTGACGGGTCCTTGGTCTATGTGGACAGTATCGCTGTGGGTGGATCCCAAGTCACTAACGATATTTCACGCGGGCTAAACACCCCTGTGGCCCATGCTGAACGCATGAAAACAAAATTCGGCAGCTGCCTGCCTGCGCCCAGTGATGATCATGAAATTTTGCGTGTCCCTGTTCTTGGGGAAGAAGATGATGCCGAAGGAACAACGGAATCCCGTTCCACACTCGTCAGTATCATCCAGCCGCGCCTTGAAGAAACATTTGAGCTGGTGCGCGAACGTCTGGAACATTCCGGTTTTGACAAGGCTATTGGCCGTCAGGTTGTCCTAACAGGCGGGGCTTCGCAATTGCGTGGTGTACCGGAACTGGCGTCACGCGTGCTCAGTAAACGTATTCGTCTGGCCCGCCCCCACCATTTACAGGGCTTGGCAGACGCAACAAGCGGACCGGAGTTTTCCACCTGCGTCGGTCTCTTAAAATATGCATTTGAGAAACAAGGGGTATGGCCGACAGGCTCCCCCCAATCCGGGCCAGACCCAAATAGTCTTTTTGGAAAATTTGGGCATTGGTTTAAACAAAATTTTTAAGTTTAGAATTTGTTTAGGATTTTAAGAGTAAACTACAATAACGGCTATTAACCGACATGAATAAGACGGAAATAGTCAGAACGATAACAAGGCAAGTCACACGTTGTTAAGTCGAAAGGGCAGATAGATATGGCTATCAACTTCCAAGCGCCGGAAAATCATCCGGCCCCGGTCCAGACAGGACCGCGCATTTCCGTCATCGGTGTCGGCGGTGCAGGCGGTAACGCTGTCAACAACATGATCCAATCCGCACTTGAAGGGGTTGAATTCGTTGTTGCCAACACAGATGCACAAGCACTGACCCAATCCAAATCCGATCATCGCATCCAGTTGGGTGCACAGCTGACATCCGGTCTGGGTGCAGGCTCTAAACCTGATGTTGGTCGCGATGCTGCACTTGAATCTATTGATGACATCATGCAGCAGATTGCAGGCTCCAACATGGTCTTCATCACCGCTGGCATGGGCGGCGGTACAGGCACAGGCGCAGCCCCTGTGATTGCACACGCCGCACGTGAAGCTGGCATCCTGACGGTAGGTGTTGTCACAAAACCCTTCCAGTTTGAAGGTGTGCACCGCATGCGTTTGGCCGAAGCCGGCATTTCGGAAATGCAAAAATATGTGGATACACTGATCGTGATCCCGAACCAGAATTTGTTCCGTATCGCAACGGAAAACACAACATTTGCAGAAGCCTTCCAAATGGCTGATGAAGTGCTGCATTCCGGTGTTCGCGGTGTGACTGACCTGATGGTTCGCCCCGGCATGATCAACCTTGACTTTTCTGACATCAAAACCGTGATGATGGAAATGGGCAAGGCCATGATGGGTACAGGCGAAGCCGAAGGCGAGCGTCGTGCAACCGAAGCTGCCGAAGCTGCCATTTCCAACCCGCTTCTGGATGATAGCTCCATGAAAGGGGCCAAAGGCGTTCTCATCAACATCACAGGCGGCATGGATATCTCGCTCTTTGAAGTTGACGAAGCAGCCAACCGTATCCGTGAAGAAGTTGACTCTGATGCCAACATCATCTTCGGGACAACATTGGATGAAACCCTGTCAGGTAAAATGCGTGTGTCCGTTGTGGCAACTGGCATTGATGTGATCGAAGCTGAAAACCCGCAGCCGCGTGTTCTTGATGTGGCTTCTGACATGGTAAAACCGCAAATGGCCCCAAAACCGGCACCCGCACCGGCACCGGCACCTATGGGACAAGCGGAAACAGCAGCAACAAACGTGGCCTCACGCGTTCTGTCCATGCAGTCTGTTGCACAGCCTGTAAACCAGCCCCAAGCCGTTGCCCAGCCTGTTGAACAACCTGTTGCCCAGCAACCGAACCCGGCAACAATGGCAGAACAGGTCAGCCGACGTATCCAGAATACATTGCGCGAACCGCAAGCCGCTGAAATGCCCCAGCAAGAAGCACGTACACCTTATATCCCGCCAGCAGCCGTCCAAGCACCTGCGGCTGACGAGCCTATGATTGCTACAAGCCCTTTTGCCAAAAAGGTTGAAGAAGCTGTTGAACACAATCTAGCGGAACAACCGATTGAAGAAGAAAAGCCTGCCGGGGGCCTGTTTGGCCGCATTACAGGTTTCTCCCGTGCCCCGAAACCCAAGGAAGCACCAAGTGCTGAAATTCATGAAATGTCGCAGCCAAGTCTGGACATTTCCCCGGCAGACCGCCCGGTGACATCTCAGCATGCCGGTGAAGATGATTTGCTTGACATTCCGGCGTTCTTGCGTCGCCAAGCAAACTAAGGTCTGAATCTGCCTTTTCAGACCTGAACGGGTCACACCGTTCAAACAACGTGACTTGAAAGCCGATTTCTTGGTGAAACACATTTTTGTGCGATCCATGAAATCGGCTTTTTTATTAATAACTTACATACTATTACGCTTGTAACAAAACGTAACAAAGGTTGATTTGAGTTCTGTCTATGAAGCGCGTAATAATGCATCCTAGAAAATTAGAGATAAGGGTTTTCCCTTAAACAAACAGGTGACAGAGACGTTATGACAAATATTAAAAACCAGAACGCAACAACGGCCCTTCGTCAAAAAACCCTCAAGACAGCGATTAACTGTTCCGGCATTGCCCTGCATTCTGGTGAAAAAGTCTCCATTACCCTGAAACCTGCCCAAGCCGATAGCGGGGTGGTATTCAAACGTGTTGATATTGCTGGTAAAGGCGCTGAGATCAAAGCGACTTACGACAATGTGATTGAAACCACGCTTTGTACAAAAATTGGCAACGCTGATGGTATCAGTGTTGCGACTATTGAACATCTGATGGCTGCACTGGCAGGCTGCGGCATTGACAATCTGCTGGTTGAAATCAATGGCCCGGAAATGCCTGTCATGGATGGTAGTTCGGCCCCGTTTGTGTTCCTGATTGAATGTGCCGGCGTGAAAGAACTGGATGCGCCGCGCAAAGCCATTCGTATTGAAAAACCTGTCAGCGTTGAAGACAAAGGCCGTTTTGCCGGCTTCCAGCCTTGTGAAGGCAGCATCTTTGATTTCACAATTGATTTTGATGACCCGACCATCGCCCAGCAACAACAGACCGTTCACATGGGCCGTGGCATTTTTAAAGAAGAACTTTCCCGTGCACGCACTTTCTGCCGCCTGCAGGAAGTTGAATATATGCGGGCCAATGGTCTGGCCCGTGGCGGTTCACTTGACAATGCGGTTGTGGTGAGTGCAGATGGGGTCATGAACGAAGGTGGCCTTCGTTTTGACAATGAATTTGTCCGTCACAAAATTCTGGATGCCGTCGGTGACATCTCTCTGGCTGGTCTGCCGATCATTGGCCGCTACACAGGCATTTGTTCCGGCCACTACCTGAACAACCAGCTGCTTCACGCCCTGATGGCAAATCAGGATGCCTGGTCCATCGTGCCAATGACAGCTGATGATTTGAACGCCGCTTACAGCGAACAGCGCAAAGTCGCAAAATCGGCCTAATCCATAAAGTCGTAGCCCCGCATTCATTTTGCGGGGTTATTTTTGTTTATGCCTTAAATTTTATTAGATTTGCATAGAGACAAAAGCCAAAAAATTGATATAGTCAGCCCTAACACGTTCATATTGAGACTGACAGAACTTCAATGAAACTGATTAAGAAAAAATCCGTCCTTCATCTGGCTGCCCCCCTATTGGTGGCTGCTGTTCTTAGCGCCTGTTCCAGCCCCCAGAAAGAACAGGACGAATATACAGAAAGCCCGGTCGAACAGCTTTATAACGATGCCCACAACAAAATGCTGGCTGGTGAATTTGAAGAGGCTGCAAAAAAGTTTGATGAAGTTGAACGTCAGCACCCCTATTCCATCTGGGCAACCAAATCCCAGTTGATGGCAGCTTATTCCCATTATGAAAATGAGAAATACGACGAAGCCGTCATCGCCCTTGACCGCTTCATCCAATTGCACCCCTCCAACAAAGATGTGCCTTATGCCACTTATCTGAAGGGCCTGTCCTATTATGAACAGATTTCAGATGTAGGCCGTGACCAAATGATGACGGACTTGGCGCAAAAGTCTTT
This sequence is a window from Terasakiella sp. SH-1. Protein-coding genes within it:
- the mraY gene encoding phospho-N-acetylmuramoyl-pentapeptide-transferase — translated: MLYHLLFPLADQIPVFNLFRYLTFRTGGAVMTAMVIAFIIGPSMIRWLRQWQGQGQPIRDDGPESHLKKQGTPTMGGIMILSSMSVSVLLWADLSNPYIWAVMLVTLGYGAIGFLDDYLKVSKKNTKGLSGKLKLLGQLGFAGVAAFIIASVQPESLNTHLALPFFKDTLINLGWFFPVFGILVMIGSSNAVNLTDGLDGLATVPVIIASGVFAIIAYLVGHFVFAEYLQIHHVPGAGELAVILAAVIGGCIGFLWFNAPPAMVFMGDTGSLALGGTLGSIAVVVKHELVLAIVGGLFVLETVSVIVQVASFKLTGKRVFKMAPLHHHYEKKGWAEPTIVIRFWIIALILALIGLATLKLR
- the murD gene encoding UDP-N-acetylmuramoyl-L-alanine--D-glutamate ligase, yielding MITPSTYKGKTVAVLGLGKSGLSAMRALKDAGANVLAWDDQAERDDLTDLSEADWSTIDLLVMSPGIPHTFPKAHPVADLACAHDVPIVCDVELLVQSCPNAKYIAITGTNGKSTTTTLIAHILEVAGFDVEVGGNLGTPALDLEKLDEDGVYVLELSSYQLERTPSLCADVAVWLNISPDHLDRHGGLDGYIAAKKNIFAHQTEDHFALIGVDDEHSKAVFETTNLTNAKRIAISAKAPVEDGIFTDEDVLIDEAFSLEGEQVMDLSGVKTLQGKHNQQNAAMAYGAALAIGAAPEWIVRGIASFPGLEHRQEIVGNVGEVLFINDSKATNADATQKALGAYDNIYWIAGGQAKEGGIDQLLDQLQTVTKAYLIGAAEDDFAQSLNDTKEFMRCGDLETATKAAFMDAKQTGGVVLLSPACASWDQFKSFEARGDAFKAIVHQLQDEEEAT
- the ftsW gene encoding putative lipid II flippase FtsW encodes the protein MLTFSRVDTSLMARWWWTIDRWLLTSVLLIIACGAILTLAASPPVAARLDLGTYHFAIRQFAYLPLAIITMIGVSLMDPVMVRRFATLTFAVFLVLTLSTHFIGTEIKGASRWISLGVFTLQPSEFLKPTFAVVAAWMFSEWRKDIKFPGHFICTGLFVLVAGLLVTQPDFGMTAVVSAVWGMQFFLAGLPVVFVVLVAVIFMAGSIIAYFTVDHVTSRVDRFLDPANGDNYQINRSLEAFQNGGLFGQGPGEGDVKHVLPDAHTDFIFAVAGEEFGLIACLFIIGLFATVVLRGFSRMFKEDNLFVLLAVGGLVTQFGLQAVINMASTTHLMPTKGMTLPFISYGGSSLLSLALAMGMLLSLTRRRAGGDL
- the murG gene encoding undecaprenyldiphospho-muramoylpentapeptide beta-N-acetylglucosaminyltransferase, yielding MSEMKPLIILAAGGTGGHVFPAESLASELLSRGYRLALFTDKRGGTYSGVLGELETLRISAGGVAGRGFFGKVRSALSLGLGTFQAKRLLGKMGPSVVVGFGGYASVPTMIAASLGGYASMIHEQNAVLGRANRLLAPKVKRICTSFEQVDHIGEVDAKKIVFTGMPVRQNIIEMRPTPYTPLTDNDPIEILVLGGSQGAQVFSDVLPEAFAKLPPALRARLHITQQCRPEVLEDTREAYKRNGMNATLDSFFNDVPQRLAKAHLLIARSGASTCAEVTTIGRPSILVPYPYAIDDHQSRNAHAIDEAGAGWLMPQEAFTADILAERLEALFTEPQTLNNTAGASLNAGRPDAASRLADAVEELIEV
- the murC gene encoding UDP-N-acetylmuramate--L-alanine ligase gives rise to the protein MKSLPLSIGTLHFVGIGGIGMSGIAEILHNLGYSVQGSDLNDNANVQRLRDLGIKVFVGHAEENATDAQVVVISSAVKPDNPEVIFARHNHIPVVRRAEMLAELMRLKASIAVGGTHGKTTTTTIIATLLDAAEMDPTVINGGIINAYGTNARLGDGDWLVAEADESDGTFIKLPAACAVVTNIDPEHLDHYGDFDTLRAAFDTFVQNIPFYGFAALCIDHAEVQAMIPRVSDRRIVTYGYSPQAEVRAQNVDMGADGARFDIVINRRGEEERVIEGLHFPMLGEHNVKNSLAAICVGLELGMSDATIRKGLSAFGGVKRRFTKTGEVDGITIIDDYAHHPVEISSVLSAARGAGRGKVHAVVQPHRYTRLRDLFEEFSTCFNDADTVIVADVFEAGEQPIEGIDKDNLAESLISHGHRHVIALENQDALAGVINDIASPGDYVVCCGAGSISAWAYALPDQLSKVKEG